One genomic segment of Gottschalkia acidurici 9a includes these proteins:
- a CDS encoding ABC transporter permease — MLNYIRAELYRNFNRSYFWNLTGILSLLGLALNVFFMANKNSLPDLGLNMIFTAAFGTLGMSVFFVLIIVDIVTAEEQKNSTLKNVISLGFPRSKLVLSKIITTVILSLISVTIILTIFFGSGIILLGLDGVTSEIVLNYLKRLLTTMTLCIGAISIGTFLAFAIKNNTAYSLVYVSIFLMTSTVIRVLSYFVSDKLMYLNNFLITKQISKLMEEEVTIKTILSANGVGIIYAIVFILLTIILFKKKEIK; from the coding sequence ATGCTTAATTATATAAGAGCGGAATTATATAGGAATTTTAATAGATCATATTTTTGGAATCTAACAGGAATATTATCTTTACTTGGACTAGCACTTAATGTGTTCTTTATGGCTAATAAGAATTCATTACCTGATCTGGGCTTAAATATGATATTTACAGCAGCATTTGGAACTCTTGGAATGTCAGTATTTTTTGTTTTAATTATAGTTGATATAGTTACAGCAGAAGAACAAAAAAATTCAACTTTAAAAAATGTAATATCACTTGGATTTCCAAGAAGTAAATTAGTTTTATCAAAGATTATAACAACAGTTATTCTTTCTTTAATATCAGTTACGATTATATTAACTATATTCTTTGGTAGCGGAATAATATTACTTGGATTAGATGGTGTCACTTCAGAAATAGTACTGAACTACCTAAAAAGATTATTAACTACAATGACATTATGTATTGGTGCTATATCAATAGGTACCTTTCTAGCGTTTGCTATAAAAAACAATACTGCATATTCACTTGTTTATGTAAGTATTTTCCTGATGACGTCTACAGTTATAAGAGTTCTTTCATACTTTGTGTCAGATAAACTTATGTATCTTAATAACTTTCTAATTACAAAACAGATATCTAAACTAATGGAAGAGGAAGTTACTATTAAAACAATACTATCCGCAAATGGTGTAGGTATTATATATGCAATAGTATTCATATTATTAACCATTATACTTTTTAAGAAAAAAGAGATTAAATAA
- the abc-f gene encoding ribosomal protection-like ABC-F family protein, which produces MLLVECVDIKKYYSDRLILDIDNLKIYSGDRIGVVGLNGSGKTTLLNILCGKVKPEEGDIRVLTNYSYISQLEDSDRLDISSTSAKKFGINNLWEDSMSGGEKTRFKLAQSLEKGANLIFADEPTSNLDIEGIELLEKSLDEFFETIVLVSHDRVFMDKVCNKILEIDSGKIKFYKGNYTEYKKQKEMEVERANFEYNQFQAEKKKLISAIEETKHKVKTIRKTPSRMGNSEARLHKMGNQRSKYNLDKSVKSLQSRLNQIEVKEKPKEISPIKLDIETSSLHGKILISGKKIYKAFNKDTIFSNAEFNIYNGCRVALIGSNGSGKSTLIKMIISGDSAIRAANRVKIGYLSQSMDILKEDFTILDNVMESSIYDETFARITLSRLLFKRDDVYKKISVLSGGERVKVSFAKILLQDINVLILDEPTNYLDIPSLEVVEDTLKNYNKTLIFVSHDRQFVSSVATQIMSIENKKIIDFKGTYDEYLARKGKKTSANDFDKNNEILTLKNKLSQIIAKLSIPSKNDNIEELNKEYELVLKQIRDLEKR; this is translated from the coding sequence ATGTTATTAGTTGAATGTGTAGATATAAAAAAGTATTATTCAGATAGATTAATATTAGATATAGATAATTTAAAAATATATTCAGGCGATAGAATAGGTGTAGTAGGTTTAAATGGTTCTGGTAAAACCACTCTGCTTAATATACTTTGTGGAAAAGTTAAGCCTGAAGAAGGTGATATTAGAGTTCTTACAAACTATAGTTATATAAGTCAATTAGAAGATAGTGACAGATTAGATATTAGTAGTACCTCTGCTAAAAAATTTGGTATAAATAACTTATGGGAAGATTCTATGAGTGGTGGAGAAAAAACAAGATTTAAATTAGCTCAAAGTCTAGAAAAAGGTGCTAATTTAATATTTGCAGATGAACCTACAAGTAATCTAGATATAGAAGGTATAGAGCTACTTGAAAAAAGTCTAGATGAGTTTTTTGAAACAATAGTTTTAGTATCTCATGATAGAGTATTTATGGATAAAGTATGCAATAAAATACTAGAGATAGATAGTGGAAAAATTAAATTTTACAAAGGAAATTATACTGAATATAAAAAACAAAAAGAAATGGAAGTAGAAAGAGCTAACTTTGAATACAATCAATTCCAAGCAGAAAAGAAAAAACTCATTTCTGCTATTGAAGAAACAAAGCACAAAGTTAAAACCATAAGAAAAACTCCATCCCGAATGGGTAACTCAGAAGCGAGACTTCATAAAATGGGAAATCAAAGATCAAAATATAATCTTGATAAATCAGTAAAAAGTCTTCAAAGTAGATTAAACCAAATTGAAGTAAAAGAAAAGCCTAAAGAAATCAGTCCAATTAAATTAGATATTGAAACTAGTTCTCTACACGGTAAAATATTGATTAGTGGCAAAAAAATTTATAAAGCTTTTAATAAAGATACTATATTTTCCAATGCAGAATTTAATATTTATAATGGCTGTAGAGTAGCTTTAATTGGTTCTAATGGTAGTGGAAAAAGTACTTTAATAAAAATGATTATATCAGGTGATAGTGCTATAAGGGCTGCAAATAGAGTGAAAATAGGATATCTCAGTCAGTCTATGGATATTCTAAAAGAAGATTTTACTATACTAGATAATGTAATGGAAAGTAGTATTTATGATGAGACCTTCGCACGAATAACATTGTCTAGACTCCTATTTAAAAGAGATGATGTTTATAAAAAGATTTCTGTATTAAGTGGTGGTGAAAGAGTCAAAGTATCATTTGCTAAAATACTTCTTCAGGATATAAATGTACTAATACTAGATGAGCCTACTAATTATCTAGATATACCTTCTCTAGAAGTTGTAGAAGATACTTTAAAGAATTATAATAAGACACTTATCTTTGTTTCTCATGATAGACAGTTTGTATCTTCTGTAGCTACTCAAATTATGTCTATAGAAAATAAAAAGATTATAGACTTCAAAGGTACTTATGATGAATATTTAGCGAGAAAAGGAAAGAAAACTAGTGCTAATGATTTTGATAAGAACAATGAAATTTTGACTCTTAAAAATAAGCTATCTCAAATAATTGCTAAACTTTCTATACCAAGTAAAAACGATAATATAGAGGAACTTAATAAAGAATATGAATTAGTGTTAAAGCAAATTAGAGATCTTGAAAAAAGATAA
- a CDS encoding sensor histidine kinase, translating into MENLIIIFLIGALAIFVAFYFLQQREIKSISNQLEKINESRTNSKLLISMPNKELEKLALEINKFLEKKQKIEAKYKKMDLELRQAIVNISHDLRTPLTSIKGYIQLIEDSTLSSDEKSQYISIVKKRTESLEVLISNFYELSRLEANEYKFSLKSINISNMLCDVMAAFYNEFQDKGIDPAIKIDEKVPSIIGDENAVRRVIANLIQNMIKYGDKIIDISLEQHKDVIIMDFTNDTVGLINKEDVSHIFDRSFTVDRTRSGQSTGIGLAITKQLVEQMGHKIYVELIDNKISIKIEWRYL; encoded by the coding sequence ATGGAGAACTTAATTATTATTTTTTTAATAGGGGCATTAGCTATATTTGTCGCCTTTTATTTCTTACAACAAAGAGAAATTAAAAGCATAAGTAATCAACTTGAAAAAATAAATGAAAGTAGAACTAATTCAAAGTTACTAATTTCTATGCCAAATAAAGAATTAGAAAAACTAGCTTTAGAGATAAATAAGTTTTTAGAGAAAAAACAGAAAATAGAAGCTAAGTATAAGAAGATGGATTTAGAACTTAGACAAGCTATAGTAAATATATCTCATGATCTAAGAACTCCTCTTACTTCTATAAAGGGATATATACAGCTTATAGAAGACAGCACATTGTCTAGTGATGAAAAGTCACAATATATATCTATAGTTAAGAAGAGAACAGAGTCTTTAGAAGTACTAATATCTAATTTTTATGAATTATCTAGACTCGAGGCAAACGAATATAAATTTAGTCTTAAGTCGATAAATATATCGAACATGCTATGTGATGTAATGGCTGCATTTTATAATGAATTTCAAGATAAAGGAATAGATCCTGCTATTAAAATCGATGAAAAAGTACCATCAATTATTGGGGATGAGAATGCGGTAAGAAGAGTAATTGCAAATTTAATACAAAATATGATCAAGTACGGGGATAAGATTATAGATATATCACTAGAACAACATAAAGATGTTATCATAATGGATTTTACAAATGATACTGTAGGATTAATAAATAAAGAAGACGTTAGTCATATATTTGATCGTTCATTTACAGTGGATCGTACAAGAAGCGGACAAAGTACAGGAATAGGTCTTGCTATAACGAAACAGCTAGTTGAGCAAATGGGACATAAGATATATGTGGAGTTGATAGATAATAAAATTAGTATAAAAATAGAGTGGAGGTACTTATGA
- a CDS encoding response regulator transcription factor encodes MVKILVVEDDDTLNNGVSFNLQADNFEVISAHSINEAIEVLSKTPIDLAILDVNLPDGSGFDLCKSIRETNDIGIIFLSACDMEFDVVTGFKLGADDYITKPFSLSILRERVLAVLRRYKKNTESLNTIIIDNLKIDFDKMTVFKNNEDIILTPTEYKLLNALIKSRGQVLTRKSLLEALWDKDCNFVDEHALTVNINRLRNKIEDDPAKPKYIKTVYGIGYIW; translated from the coding sequence ATGGTAAAAATTCTAGTAGTAGAAGATGATGATACACTAAATAATGGAGTAAGTTTCAACTTGCAAGCAGATAATTTTGAAGTAATATCGGCACATTCTATAAATGAAGCTATAGAAGTTTTAAGTAAAACTCCCATAGATCTAGCCATACTAGATGTAAATCTACCGGATGGAAGTGGGTTTGATTTATGTAAAAGTATAAGAGAAACTAATGATATAGGAATAATATTTCTTTCAGCTTGTGATATGGAATTTGATGTAGTTACAGGTTTTAAGCTTGGAGCTGATGATTATATAACTAAACCTTTTAGTCTAAGCATATTAAGAGAAAGAGTACTAGCAGTACTTAGAAGATATAAAAAGAATACTGAATCACTAAATACAATAATTATAGATAATTTAAAGATTGATTTTGACAAAATGACTGTATTTAAAAATAATGAGGACATTATCTTAACCCCTACAGAATATAAACTTTTGAATGCACTAATAAAATCGAGAGGACAAGTTCTAACTAGAAAATCTTTACTTGAGGCCTTATGGGATAAGGATTGTAACTTTGTTGATGAACATGCACTAACAGTAAATATTAATAGGCTTAGAAATAAAATAGAAGATGATCCAGCTAAGCCTAAATATATTAAAACTGTTTATGGTATAGGCTACATTTGGTAG
- a CDS encoding DedA family protein: MNMAAINYYLLHYGMIFLFILFLLEYLNAPGLSAGIIMPLSGIWVKEYGQSIILAIIVSVIGGIIGSVILYGLGRFCGKHIIDKWFYKDKKKKGYIRKKIDFLKEKGAIGVFFSMFIPGIRTIVSIPAGALKINILEYLLFLFFAVFIWNTALILSGYFLGSAVFSYLNIT, translated from the coding sequence ATGAATATGGCAGCAATTAATTACTATTTATTACATTATGGCATGATATTTTTATTTATTTTATTTTTATTAGAATATTTAAATGCCCCAGGGCTGTCAGCAGGGATAATTATGCCACTTTCAGGAATTTGGGTTAAAGAATATGGACAAAGTATTATTCTCGCGATAATAGTATCAGTTATAGGTGGTATTATAGGAAGTGTTATTCTGTATGGATTAGGCAGATTCTGTGGAAAGCATATAATAGATAAGTGGTTTTATAAAGATAAAAAAAAGAAAGGATATATAAGAAAAAAGATAGATTTTTTAAAAGAAAAGGGAGCAATAGGTGTATTTTTTAGTATGTTTATACCAGGAATTAGAACTATTGTATCAATACCAGCTGGTGCTCTAAAAATAAACATTTTAGAATACCTTTTATTTTTATTTTTTGCAGTCTTTATATGGAATACAGCTTTGATTCTCTCAGGATACTTTCTTGGAAGTGCAGTTTTTAGTTATTTAAACATCACGTAG
- a CDS encoding sensor histidine kinase: MKEISDKKIYIIFGIIFLTLSISFILFIFLGLHSFLNISSQNIGQVNSFFVGTIIFILLLLITVISYTYIIRTQILKFSDRMCVTIDKILSQEDNIEFQVNKESLLSKLESKLKELVDLTCHQRQKIIDEQNNIKSFISDISHQIKTPIANILMYNETLIERDLSREQQQNFLHDMKLQTTKLQWLMESLIKMSRLETGLISLNKENSKLEETIAQALGSIYIKAQQKNIDITVNCDIDVEIHHDKKWISEAISNILENAVKYTQSGGLIKIEVESFEIFTRIDIEDNGIGIEENNINNIFKRFYRGKEVLDKEGVGVGLYLAREIISKQGGYIKVKSQKGIGTVFSIFLLNQLP, encoded by the coding sequence ATGAAGGAAATATCAGATAAGAAAATTTATATAATATTTGGAATCATATTTTTAACTCTTTCTATTTCATTTATACTATTTATATTTTTAGGACTACATAGTTTTCTTAATATATCTTCTCAAAATATAGGACAGGTTAATTCTTTTTTTGTTGGAACAATAATTTTTATTCTGCTATTATTAATTACAGTAATATCCTATACATATATTATAAGAACTCAAATTTTAAAATTTTCAGATAGAATGTGTGTTACTATAGATAAAATATTATCCCAAGAGGATAATATTGAATTTCAAGTTAATAAAGAAAGCTTATTATCAAAGCTAGAAAGTAAATTAAAAGAACTAGTAGATTTAACCTGTCATCAAAGACAAAAAATAATTGATGAGCAAAATAATATTAAATCATTTATATCAGATATATCTCATCAAATAAAAACTCCTATAGCAAATATTTTGATGTATAATGAAACACTCATAGAAAGAGATTTATCAAGAGAACAGCAACAGAATTTCTTACACGATATGAAATTACAGACTACAAAGCTTCAGTGGCTTATGGAGTCACTTATAAAAATGTCTAGACTTGAAACAGGATTAATATCTTTAAACAAAGAAAATTCAAAGCTTGAGGAAACCATAGCCCAAGCACTAGGTAGTATATATATAAAAGCACAACAAAAGAATATAGATATTACTGTTAACTGTGATATAGATGTTGAGATACATCATGATAAAAAATGGATCAGTGAAGCCATTTCTAATATACTTGAAAATGCCGTAAAGTATACTCAAAGTGGAGGGCTTATAAAAATAGAAGTAGAGAGTTTTGAGATATTTACTAGAATAGATATTGAAGATAACGGGATAGGTATAGAAGAGAATAATATTAACAATATATTCAAGCGATTCTATAGAGGAAAAGAAGTTTTAGATAAAGAGGGAGTAGGTGTAGGATTATATCTTGCAAGGGAAATTATAAGTAAACAAGGTGGATATATAAAAGTTAAATCTCAAAAAGGAATAGGAACAGTCTTTTCAATATTTTTATTAAATCAATTGCCGTAG
- a CDS encoding transposase yields the protein MSSDTKSNFILTLKLKTEKFQEDILNKRLEISRQMYNSCLGELFKRYKYMKQSKEYIKVARMDKGKDRNKRFSELNKKYGLTEYSLHDFIKPMQHKFKKNIDSFTAQKIATRCFSAFQELMFHKANRVYFKRYDEMNSVEGKSNKTGIRFVNNKLEWNKLSIPVIIKKNDEYAQMALQNKVKYCRVVRKFIRGKYKFYLQLIMGGVPPIKVNKASGQAKNSIETGDVGIDIGTQTIAIASKYDVKLLELAPEINNIEKEKRVLNRRLDRQRRANNPDKYNDNGTINRGNRDKWIKSNRYVKTQNELREIQRKQADIRKQSHEKLANYILGLGNKIKVETMNFKGLQARAKETTVNEKTGRVNKKKRFGKSLANKAPAMLLTILDNKLKWNDEVLIGVNTYKVRASQYSHIEDKYTKKTLRDRWNDFSSYKIQRDMYSAFLIMNVKDDLKEIDRDLCFRRFENFRKLHDKEIERIKNSENKLISSMGL from the coding sequence GTGTCAAGTGATACAAAATCAAATTTTATATTAACATTGAAGTTAAAAACTGAAAAATTTCAAGAAGATATATTAAATAAGCGATTAGAAATATCAAGACAAATGTATAATAGCTGTTTAGGCGAATTATTTAAAAGATATAAATATATGAAGCAGAGTAAGGAATATATAAAGGTAGCAAGGATGGATAAAGGTAAAGATAGAAACAAGAGATTCTCAGAACTGAATAAAAAATATGGCTTGACAGAATATTCACTCCACGATTTTATTAAGCCAATGCAACATAAGTTTAAGAAAAATATAGACAGTTTCACAGCTCAAAAGATAGCTACTAGGTGTTTTAGTGCTTTTCAAGAATTAATGTTTCATAAAGCAAATAGAGTTTACTTTAAAAGATATGATGAAATGAATAGTGTAGAAGGAAAGAGCAATAAGACAGGGATTAGATTTGTAAATAATAAATTAGAATGGAATAAACTATCTATACCAGTTATTATAAAAAAGAATGATGAATATGCACAAATGGCACTACAGAATAAAGTTAAATATTGTAGAGTTGTTAGAAAATTTATTCGTGGTAAATACAAATTCTATCTTCAATTAATTATGGGCGGAGTTCCACCTATTAAGGTAAATAAAGCTAGTGGTCAAGCTAAGAATAGCATAGAAACGGGAGATGTAGGAATAGATATAGGAACTCAAACAATAGCCATAGCTAGTAAATATGATGTTAAATTGCTAGAATTAGCACCAGAAATTAATAATATAGAGAAAGAAAAAAGAGTGTTAAATAGAAGGTTGGACAGACAAAGACGTGCTAATAATCCTGATAAATATAATGACAATGGCACTATAAATCGTGGAAATAGAGATAAATGGATTAAATCTAATAGATATGTCAAAACACAAAATGAATTAAGAGAAATACAAAGGAAACAAGCTGACATTAGAAAGCAATCACATGAAAAATTAGCAAATTATATATTAGGGCTTGGAAATAAAATTAAAGTTGAAACTATGAATTTTAAAGGACTTCAGGCTAGGGCAAAAGAAACTACTGTTAATGAGAAAACTGGTAGAGTTAATAAAAAGAAAAGATTTGGCAAGAGTTTGGCAAATAAAGCACCAGCAATGTTGTTAACTATATTAGATAATAAATTAAAATGGAACGATGAAGTATTGATAGGAGTAAATACCTATAAAGTTAGAGCATCGCAATATAGTCATATAGAAGATAAATACACTAAAAAAACATTGCGTGATAGATGGAATGATTTTAGCAGTTATAAAATACAAAGAGATATGTATAGTGCATTTTTGATCATGAATGTTAAAGACGATTTAAAAGAAATAGATAGAGATTTGTGCTTTAGAAGATTTGAAAATTTTAGAAAACTACATGATAAAGAAATCGAAAGAATTAAAAATAGTGAAAATAAATTAATAAGTAGTATGGGTTTATAA
- a CDS encoding FtsX-like permease family protein, with amino-acid sequence MLQNNNKTTIKELAKKTLKANKNRNIFAILAIILTTLLFTSIFTLGMNLIKSMELATMKQIGTSGHGGFEGLTEDEYEKLIKHPLVKDYGRSMFLAVATNDVFKSKAVEIRYADDKWAEFTFSTPIKGKLPQNKYEVAMPTWVLDMINVPHKLGSTVHLEYEINEIKYSKDFVLSGFWESDKNLSTAGMAYISRDFVEESIKGIDIETILTNYNDKGITALEIMLDNSWSIEQKLKKIADETGVTWDDRYGVNWAYTTTKIIDLRSVLTFGITLSLILLSGYLLIYNIFYISVVKDIRYFGLLKTIGATSKQLKYIIKKQAFSLSLIGIPIGLITGYFLGTKVTPFLMTGNFAKDSITFSSSPIIFIGSIIFTLITVLLSCKKPEKIVSKVSPVEAIKYTGVSTDIKRKSKSSTNGSKIYRMAFSNILRSKRKTITVIMSLSLSIIILNFVVTLISGFNMDIYLESYIRGDFVIGNSTYHTHYTVFDEQPTLTKEICDDIEKNNDVDRIDRVYFYNGQAKINEDEVRRLEEEKNTVEKEDKNKLTMINNVLESKLIYAQVYGLDQGWFDIYRDDHIIEGEFDSEKFKTGKYVLVDGKEKHYSVGDNITLSTLDGKEETFEVMAVVESLYVYDVKYSRSMTAKVYMPSSSFTEFIENPVIMSAQVYAKDGRVESLENYMKTIVSSTPDLEYIPKSNYVDEYKGFVNSFSTVGLSLSLIIGVIGVINFINTMLTSIISRKHEFALLQTVGMTKKQLRKMIIYEGLYYGAMTVFIVLTIGTIIVQSAVKSVGSPMPHFIYTFKIIPTLISSIMIMIISFILPIICYTSIDKSSMIERLREAE; translated from the coding sequence ATGTTACAAAATAATAATAAAACAACTATAAAAGAACTAGCTAAAAAGACTTTAAAAGCTAATAAAAATAGAAATATATTTGCAATATTAGCTATTATACTCACTACACTGCTATTTACTTCTATATTTACATTAGGAATGAATCTTATAAAATCTATGGAACTTGCAACTATGAAACAAATAGGAACATCAGGACATGGAGGGTTTGAAGGACTAACAGAAGATGAATACGAGAAATTAATAAAACATCCTCTTGTAAAAGATTATGGTAGATCTATGTTTTTAGCAGTGGCAACTAATGATGTTTTTAAAAGTAAGGCAGTTGAGATTAGATATGCAGATGATAAATGGGCAGAGTTTACATTTTCTACTCCAATAAAGGGAAAATTACCTCAAAATAAATATGAGGTAGCAATGCCAACTTGGGTTCTTGATATGATTAATGTGCCTCATAAACTAGGATCAACAGTTCACCTTGAGTATGAAATTAATGAAATAAAATATTCGAAAGACTTTGTTCTTTCAGGGTTTTGGGAAAGTGATAAAAATTTATCAACAGCAGGTATGGCTTACATATCTCGCGATTTCGTAGAAGAATCAATAAAGGGTATTGATATAGAAACTATATTAACTAATTATAATGATAAGGGAATTACAGCGTTAGAAATTATGCTAGACAATTCATGGAGCATTGAGCAGAAACTTAAAAAAATTGCAGATGAAACAGGTGTTACTTGGGACGACAGATATGGAGTAAATTGGGCTTATACTACAACAAAAATAATTGATTTAAGAAGTGTTTTAACGTTTGGAATAACTCTATCTTTAATTTTATTAAGTGGATATCTTTTAATATACAATATATTCTATATATCAGTAGTAAAAGATATAAGATATTTTGGACTTTTAAAAACTATAGGAGCAACTTCAAAGCAGCTAAAGTATATAATAAAAAAACAAGCATTTAGTTTATCCTTAATCGGTATTCCAATAGGATTGATTACAGGATATTTCTTAGGAACAAAGGTAACGCCGTTTTTGATGACTGGAAACTTTGCTAAGGATAGTATTACGTTTTCATCTAGTCCTATTATATTTATAGGATCAATTATTTTTACATTAATAACAGTACTTTTAAGTTGCAAAAAACCAGAGAAGATTGTTTCTAAGGTTTCTCCTGTTGAAGCAATTAAATATACAGGAGTAAGTACAGATATTAAGAGAAAAAGCAAGTCTTCAACAAATGGATCGAAGATATATAGAATGGCATTTTCAAATATACTCAGAAGCAAAAGAAAAACTATCACTGTTATTATGTCTTTATCGTTAAGTATTATAATTTTAAACTTTGTTGTTACACTAATTAGTGGATTTAACATGGACATATATTTAGAAAGCTACATTAGAGGAGATTTTGTTATAGGAAATTCAACTTACCATACTCACTATACTGTTTTTGATGAACAGCCAACTTTAACTAAAGAAATATGCGATGATATAGAGAAAAATAACGATGTGGATAGGATAGATAGAGTATATTTTTATAATGGTCAAGCTAAAATAAATGAAGATGAAGTAAGAAGACTTGAAGAGGAAAAAAACACAGTAGAAAAAGAAGATAAGAATAAGCTAACAATGATAAACAATGTACTAGAAAGTAAATTAATATATGCTCAAGTATATGGTTTAGATCAAGGTTGGTTTGATATTTATAGAGATGACCATATAATTGAAGGAGAATTTGATAGTGAAAAATTTAAAACGGGGAAGTATGTTTTAGTGGATGGGAAAGAAAAACATTATAGTGTTGGAGACAATATAACATTAAGCACACTAGATGGAAAAGAAGAGACGTTTGAGGTAATGGCAGTTGTAGAAAGCTTATATGTTTACGATGTAAAGTACTCTCGGAGCATGACAGCAAAAGTATATATGCCATCGTCTTCATTTACAGAGTTTATAGAAAATCCTGTAATTATGAGTGCTCAAGTTTATGCTAAAGATGGAAGAGTAGAATCATTAGAGAATTATATGAAAACTATAGTTTCTAGTACACCAGATCTTGAATATATACCAAAATCAAATTATGTAGATGAGTATAAGGGATTTGTAAATAGTTTTTCTACTGTAGGTCTATCGCTAAGTTTAATTATTGGTGTTATTGGTGTCATAAACTTTATAAATACAATGTTAACAAGCATTATTTCAAGAAAACATGAATTTGCACTATTACAGACTGTAGGAATGACAAAAAAGCAGCTTAGAAAAATGATTATTTATGAGGGTCTCTATTATGGAGCAATGACAGTTTTCATTGTTTTAACAATAGGAACTATCATTGTTCAATCAGCAGTAAAATCAGTAGGAAGTCCAATGCCTCACTTTATATATACATTTAAAATTATTCCAACTTTAATCAGCTCAATTATGATTATGATTATTTCTTTTATACTTCCAATTATATGCTATACAAGTATTGATAAATCTAGTATGATAGAAAGATTGAGAGAAGCAGAATAA
- a CDS encoding ABC transporter ATP-binding protein, whose product MSILSAKSLKKYYGQESNIVKALDGIDVSIKKGEFVAIVGTSGSGKSTLLHMLGGLDKPTEGKVIVDNNDISNMNDEELTIFRRRNIGFIFQSYNLIPILNVYENIVLPIELDGNKVDQEYINQIITTLGLKDKQTNMANNLSGGQQQRVAIARALATKPSIILADEPTGNLDGKTGQEVLGLLKITSEKFSQTIVMITHNEEIAQMADRIIRIEDGKIVGTRG is encoded by the coding sequence ATGAGCATATTATCAGCAAAAAGTCTTAAAAAATACTATGGACAAGAATCAAACATAGTGAAAGCATTAGATGGTATTGATGTCAGTATTAAAAAGGGAGAATTTGTAGCCATAGTAGGTACCTCAGGATCAGGTAAGAGCACACTTTTACATATGCTAGGAGGGCTTGATAAACCCACAGAAGGTAAAGTAATAGTAGATAATAATGATATATCTAATATGAATGATGAAGAATTAACTATATTTAGACGTAGAAATATAGGCTTTATATTTCAAAGCTATAATCTTATACCCATATTGAATGTTTACGAGAACATTGTATTACCAATAGAGCTCGATGGTAATAAAGTAGATCAAGAATATATTAATCAAATTATAACCACATTAGGATTAAAAGATAAGCAGACAAATATGGCAAATAATCTTTCTGGAGGACAGCAACAGCGTGTAGCTATAGCTAGAGCCCTGGCAACTAAACCATCAATAATATTAGCAGATGAACCAACAGGAAATCTTGATGGAAAAACAGGTCAAGAAGTATTAGGATTGTTGAAAATCACCAGTGAAAAGTTTAGTCAAACTATAGTTATGATAACCCATAATGAAGAAATTGCCCAAATGGCAGATCGAATTATAAGAATTGAAGACGGTAAAATTGTGGGAACTAGGGGGTAA
- the tnpA gene encoding IS200/IS605 family transposase — MKNYRMTQTTVSLINYHFVFCPRYRRKIFDIQNVEIRFKEIFKDICDKLEVEIIAIECDRDHTHMFLNCLPSLSPADIMQKIKGVSSKLIREEFVELSKMPSLWTRSYFVSTAGSVSSENIKKYVEEQKTRY, encoded by the coding sequence ATGAAAAATTATAGAATGACTCAAACAACAGTATCATTAATTAATTATCATTTTGTATTCTGTCCTAGATATAGAAGGAAGATATTCGATATACAAAATGTAGAAATTAGATTTAAAGAAATATTTAAAGACATATGTGATAAATTAGAAGTAGAAATTATAGCAATAGAATGTGATAGAGATCATACGCATATGTTTTTAAATTGTCTACCATCATTAAGCCCAGCTGACATAATGCAAAAGATAAAAGGAGTGAGTAGTAAGCTCATTAGAGAAGAATTTGTAGAATTAAGTAAAATGCCTAGCCTATGGACTAGAAGTTATTTTGTATCAACTGCTGGAAGCGTATCAAGTGAAAATATTAAGAAGTATGTAGAAGAGCAAAAAACAAGATATTAG